From Aedes albopictus strain Foshan chromosome 1, AalbF5, whole genome shotgun sequence, one genomic window encodes:
- the LOC115271020 gene encoding kelch-like protein 22 yields the protein MAASEVVVPAIAPLVGGGGGSDEGKELNGIVFESFSHTGTILKGLNELRLKGVLVDVTLRTDGKLFRAHRAVLSACSEYFRAMFSDHTRESRLSEINLHNISPLGIELLLDYIYTSKLALNLANIQEVLSAASYIQLESVVEACLNYLDQQLDLDNYIDVLIISEMYSLKRLNHKVYRFICHHLNVISKSPEFFRLSERQIELILAGDYPVTCTEIEVLGILLRWIQVNCDEPVSTVTAATAANYRQLIRNNIRFMDISLQELYNLLCSEEFQFRWIDRYELYDFIMKIGEQQCIKYKISPLNKIQNYRGLELAIIKIGGFDLSGITNEITYCFPGEGVNSSGQASSSSSQTTSTGKVKLSRHHSNPESSSDSATIRFVDRTKRKDVKLNGKWRYLTTIPHIKQSNFGVVVLNNHLYVIGGCYDISLEEYIHPFGFRYCPIKNKWETIAPLQQDRCRFSLNVVGHSLIAVGGNSEMDDDGDRSVSTCEQYDPVADKWTYIESLPEYRTQHAGAAFGATLYVSGGLDLYGAVLNSLWSYYSFNEKWEKLPNMLHPRADHVMFTINRKLYVCGGWYEINGQRVLAESIDCYDLFSKSPAWHQVTRIPTPKYHAGIVAVQEKIYIIGGFCSDDIFRHTAASVECYDVVEDRWYNLKKYPKNIWEHTCANLYIPKYRDDMEVIDDNGEEEDQGDDDEDSDNASSTAI from the exons ATGGCTGCCAGTGAGGTGGTGGTTCCGGCGATTGCGCCACTGGTCGGCGGTGGTGGCGGTTCCGACGAGGGCAAAGAACTAAACGGAATTGTGTTCGAGTCCTTCAGCCACACCGGAACGATCCTCAAGGGCCTGAACGAGCTGCGCCTTAAAGGGGTGCTGGTGGACGTGACGCTGCGGACCGATGGGAAACTGTTTCGG GCCCATCGAGCCGTCCTATCAGCATGCAGCGAATACTTCAGGGCCATGTTCTCGGACCATACACGCGAGTCTCGCCTTAGCGAAATCAACCTACACAACATTTCCCCTCTGGGGATCGAACTTCTCCTAGACTACATATACACCAGTAAACTGGCCCTGAATCTGGCAAACATCCAAGAAGTGCTCTCAGCTGCCAGCTACATCCAGCTGGAGTCAGTAGTGGAGGCCTGTCTCAACTACCTGGACCAGCAGCTGGACCTCGACAACTACATCGACGTACTGATCATCTCGGAGATGTACTCGCTAAAGCGGTTGAACCACAAGGTGTACCGCTTCATCTGCCACCACTTGAATGTGATATCCAAATCTCCGGAGTTCTTTCGACTCAGCGAACGGCAGATCGAACTGATCCTGGCCGGGGACTACCCGGTGACCTGCACGGAGATTGAGGTGCTGGGCATCCTGCTGCGTTGGATTCAAGTGAACTGCGACGAACCGGTTTCGACGGTGACGGCCGCGACCGCAGCCAACTATCGCCAGTTGATCCGGAATAATATACGCTTCATGGATATTTCTCTGCAGGAGCTATACAATCTGTTGTGCTCGGAGGAGTTCCAGTTTCGGTGGATCGATAG ATACGAACTGTACGACTTCATCATGAAGATCGGCGAGCAGCAGTGCATCAAGTACAAGATATCTCCGCTGAACAAGATTCAAAACTACCGCGGACTGGAGCTCGCCATAATCAAAATCGGCGGCTTCGATCTGTCCGGCATTACAAACGAGATTACCTACTGCTTCCCGGGCGAAGGCGTCAACAGCTCTGGTCAGGCGTCATCGTCCTCTTCGCAGACCACGTCCACCGGGAAAGTCAAACTAAGTAGACACCACTCGAATCCGGAGAGTAGCTCCGATTCGGCGACGATACGTTTCGTCGACCGAACCAAACGGAAAGACGTGAAACTAAACGGCAAGTGGCGCTACCTGACGACGATTCCGCACATCAAGCAGAGCAACTTCGGGGTGGTAGTACTGAACAACCACCTGTACGTCATCGGTGGCTGTTACGACATTTCCCTGGAGGAGTACATCCATCCATTTGGGTTCCGCTATTGTCCGATCAAGAACAAGTGGGAGACGATCGCGCCGTTGCAACAGGATCGATGCCGGTTTTCGTTGAACGTGGTTGGACACAGTTTGATTGCGGTTGGGGGTAACAGTGAGATGGATGACGACGGCGATCGGTCGGTGTCAACTTGCGAGCAGTACGATCCGGTGGCGGACAAGTGGACCTATATCGAATCGCTGCCAGAGTATCGGACGCAGCATGCCGGGGCTGCTTTCGGGGCTACCTTGTACGTTTCCGGGGGTTTGGATTTGTACGGCGCGGTTTTGAACAGTTTATGGAGTTACTACAGCTTCAACGAGAAATGGGAGAAGCTGCCGAATATGCTGCATCCTCGAGCGGATCATGTCATGTTTACGATCAATCGGAAGCTGTACGTCTGTGGCGGGTGGTACGAAATCAATGGACAGCGGGTCCTGGCCGAGAGTATCGATTGTTATGATCTGTTTAGCAAAAGTCCGGCATGGCACCAGGTGACCAGGATTCCAACGCCGAAGTACCATGCCGGTATTGTGGCGGTTCAGGAGAAGATCTACATAATTGGTGGGTTCTGTTCGGACGACATATTCCGGCATACGGCCGCCAGCGTTGAATGCTACGATGTAGTGGAAGATCGGTGGTACAACCTCAAGAAATATCCCAAGAACATCTGGGAGCACACGTGTGCAAATCTCTACATTCCCAAGTATCGGGACGATATGGAGGTCATCGACGACAACGGCGAGGAGGAAGACCagggcgacgacgacgaggacagtGATAATGCTAGCAGTACTGCCATTTGA